In Schaalia sp. JY-X169, the following are encoded in one genomic region:
- a CDS encoding PRD domain-containing protein, whose protein sequence is MTLHEPPADTQGLNLCSLAPAVHQVLNNNVVVILDDSGVERVLMGRGLGFKVRPKDLVDVDKVEKTFVLERGEKGESQRLLLQDAPYEVLSAATAGVGAAEKCMGRSLGRSITLAVIDHLQYLLERMDKGLTISTSAMPELRVIHPEESRAGVAMIQAVSQVLGRELPEDEGVFLTMHILNATRDEPGRNSALLFSRVHQVVSTIEESLTDRGSPGLDHSSMDYARFVLHIKFLIQRVLEGTMLRGNHSAMYEVASNSYPGSHALALEVKGMVASKWEVELTDEELLYLIVHIERLSTTTE, encoded by the coding sequence GTGACCTTGCATGAACCACCCGCTGACACTCAGGGGCTAAACCTCTGCTCCCTGGCGCCCGCCGTGCACCAGGTTCTCAACAACAACGTTGTCGTAATCCTTGACGATTCCGGCGTCGAGAGGGTTCTCATGGGGCGCGGCCTGGGGTTCAAAGTACGTCCCAAGGATTTGGTTGATGTCGACAAGGTAGAGAAAACATTTGTGCTGGAACGCGGTGAGAAGGGTGAGTCTCAACGCCTCCTCCTCCAGGATGCACCCTATGAAGTCCTCTCTGCGGCAACGGCTGGGGTTGGCGCCGCAGAGAAGTGCATGGGTCGCAGTCTCGGTCGATCGATCACCCTTGCCGTCATAGACCACCTCCAGTACCTCCTCGAACGCATGGATAAAGGGCTGACCATATCCACATCGGCGATGCCCGAGCTGCGGGTTATTCACCCGGAAGAGTCACGGGCAGGTGTGGCGATGATTCAGGCCGTCTCCCAAGTACTCGGCAGGGAGCTACCCGAGGACGAGGGCGTCTTCCTCACCATGCACATTCTCAACGCCACGCGAGATGAGCCGGGTCGCAACAGTGCGCTCCTGTTCTCACGCGTCCACCAGGTTGTGTCCACGATTGAAGAGTCCCTGACTGACCGCGGCTCACCTGGCCTTGACCATTCCTCCATGGACTACGCCCGGTTTGTTCTGCACATCAAGTTCCTCATCCAACGGGTCCTCGAGGGAACAATGCTGCGCGGCAACCACTCGGCGATGTACGAGGTCGCCAGTAATTCCTATCCTGGGTCGCACGCCCTCGCGCTAGAAGTGAAGGGAATGGTGGCATCCAAGTGGGAGGTAGAGCTAACCGATGAGGAGCTGCTCTACCTGATCGTCCACATCGAACGCCTCTCAACCACGACCGAATAA
- a CDS encoding beta-glucoside-specific PTS transporter subunit IIABC, with protein MDYKKTAAGILESVGGEANVQALTHCATRLRFVLKDQDKADATKVRAVPGVITTAVGGGQFQVVVGNEVPEVFAAMGTISKFGGSGDASEPAEDAPKGNLLNRFIKMISAIFTPLIWALAGTGLLKAFIAASAQFGWIDTESSTYTVLYALSDSFIYFLPMGLAITAARYFNANQFTALAMAGALVYPSIIELNGVEGLTFFGIPMVMVSYVSSVIPIIIMVWLQSWMEKYLYKWLPAAIRRFTTPMIILLVLVPLTFLAIGPVSSFLSGAIADGIGWVFAVVPWLGGALLGGLWQVFVIFGLHWGFIPFFSLELQETGIITILAPLFAAVLAMAGAIAGVWVRTKNKKLRELAAPATLSGFLAGITEPGIYGVTLPLKRPFAFALVGGAVGGAIIAIGGGASNAFVLPSGLAIPALLGHGNIAMTLIGIVSAILIAFLLTVLVGFKDPAEDAEAPAEGKDLSVLSPLDGTVMPLADIPDAAFAGGAMGQGVGIDPRTGVLFAPFDATVIVAFPTAHAIGLRAADGTELLLHIGLDTVELKGQHFDLKVKRGQEVAAGDVLVEFDIEAIRAAGYSMVTPVIITNSAKHVIVGEPATGPINHGDPLFYAEAVQPAVAAN; from the coding sequence GTGGACTACAAGAAGACAGCGGCTGGCATTCTGGAAAGCGTGGGCGGTGAGGCCAACGTTCAAGCGCTGACGCATTGCGCGACGCGCCTGCGCTTCGTGCTCAAAGACCAAGACAAGGCCGATGCAACTAAGGTGCGCGCGGTTCCGGGCGTCATCACAACCGCCGTTGGTGGCGGTCAGTTCCAGGTTGTTGTAGGCAACGAGGTGCCCGAGGTCTTTGCGGCCATGGGGACAATCTCCAAATTCGGGGGAAGCGGAGACGCTTCTGAGCCAGCCGAGGACGCGCCTAAGGGCAACCTCCTCAACCGCTTCATCAAGATGATCTCCGCCATCTTCACGCCGCTGATCTGGGCGCTGGCTGGCACCGGATTGCTGAAGGCGTTCATTGCTGCTTCTGCCCAGTTCGGCTGGATCGACACTGAAAGTTCGACGTACACTGTCCTTTACGCGCTCTCTGATTCGTTCATCTACTTCTTGCCGATGGGTCTAGCGATAACAGCCGCAAGGTACTTCAATGCCAACCAGTTCACGGCACTTGCTATGGCCGGAGCACTGGTCTATCCCAGCATCATTGAGCTCAATGGCGTCGAAGGCCTGACTTTCTTTGGCATTCCTATGGTCATGGTGTCATACGTATCCTCGGTCATTCCAATCATCATTATGGTTTGGCTCCAGTCCTGGATGGAAAAGTACCTCTACAAGTGGCTCCCCGCCGCAATACGGCGCTTCACGACCCCAATGATCATTCTCCTCGTCCTTGTTCCTCTGACATTCCTGGCCATTGGCCCGGTGTCTTCCTTCCTTTCTGGCGCCATCGCGGATGGTATTGGCTGGGTGTTCGCAGTAGTTCCATGGCTGGGCGGGGCTCTTCTGGGTGGCCTATGGCAGGTGTTCGTTATCTTCGGCTTGCACTGGGGCTTTATCCCCTTCTTTAGTCTGGAGCTGCAGGAGACCGGCATCATCACGATTCTTGCTCCGCTGTTCGCAGCCGTCCTGGCCATGGCAGGCGCCATCGCAGGTGTTTGGGTGCGAACAAAGAACAAGAAGCTACGTGAACTTGCGGCACCCGCAACCCTGTCAGGCTTCCTTGCGGGTATTACAGAGCCCGGCATCTATGGCGTAACGCTGCCCCTCAAGAGACCCTTTGCCTTCGCCCTAGTTGGTGGAGCAGTCGGTGGTGCCATCATCGCCATCGGTGGGGGCGCATCGAACGCATTTGTGCTTCCGTCTGGCTTGGCAATACCCGCACTTTTGGGCCATGGAAACATCGCAATGACACTGATCGGCATTGTATCCGCCATCCTGATTGCCTTCCTCCTCACCGTCCTCGTCGGGTTCAAAGACCCAGCAGAAGATGCGGAAGCCCCCGCCGAAGGCAAGGATCTGAGCGTCCTCTCCCCTCTCGACGGCACCGTTATGCCACTTGCTGACATTCCTGACGCGGCATTTGCTGGCGGCGCCATGGGCCAAGGTGTTGGCATTGACCCACGCACTGGAGTTCTTTTCGCACCGTTTGACGCCACCGTCATCGTTGCCTTCCCCACCGCTCACGCGATCGGGTTGCGCGCAGCAGACGGCACCGAGCTGCTGTTGCACATCGGCCTCGACACGGTGGAGCTGAAAGGCCAGCACTTTGACCTCAAGGTCAAGCGTGGCCAGGAAGTTGCCGCGGGTGACGTCCTCGTCGAATTCGACATCGAAGCCATCAGGGCTGCCGGGTACAGCATGGTCACGCCGGTTATCATCACGAACTCGGCAAAACACGTGATCGTCGGCGAACCGGCGACCGGACCAATCAACCACGGCGACCCACTGTTCTACGCAGAGGCCGTCCAACCCGCAGTAGCAGCCAACTAA
- a CDS encoding glycoside hydrolase family 1 protein has product MTTPFPTTFLWGGATAANQLEGAYNEDGKGLSVQDVLPHGGIGKPRTDVPTPDNLKLVGIDHYHRYAEDVELFAEMGFGVYRFSIAWSRIFPNGDEEEPNEEGLAFYDRLLDELEKHDIEPLVTISHYETPLHLAEKYDGWTNRELIGFYERYVRVLFERYGKRVKYWLTFNEINSLTHAPFMSGGIATPKDELDESALYQAMHHELVASALATKIGHEMVPGIQIGCMILAMPTYPLTPAPADVFAAMEAEHGNYVFGDIHVRGAYPGYFLRTLRERGITLEITPEDTELLKNTVDFVSFSYYMSVCATADPSVNKGIGNLLGGVPNPTLEASEWGWQIDPVGLRIVLNDFWERWQKPLFIVENGLGAKDVLVEVDGEKTVVDDYRIDYLRQHLVQVGEAIKDGVDVLGYTSWGCIDLVSASTAEMSKRYGFIYVDRNDDGSGTLERYKKKSFNWYKEVIGSNGESLYI; this is encoded by the coding sequence ATGACGACACCATTTCCGACAACATTCCTGTGGGGTGGCGCCACTGCTGCCAACCAGCTCGAGGGAGCCTATAACGAAGATGGCAAGGGCCTGTCCGTCCAGGATGTGCTCCCCCACGGCGGAATCGGTAAACCACGCACCGACGTGCCTACCCCTGACAACCTGAAGTTAGTCGGCATCGATCACTACCACCGCTACGCCGAGGACGTTGAGCTGTTCGCTGAGATGGGCTTCGGTGTCTACCGCTTCTCGATCGCCTGGTCGCGGATCTTCCCAAATGGGGACGAAGAAGAGCCAAATGAAGAGGGCCTCGCCTTCTACGACCGTCTCCTGGACGAACTCGAGAAGCATGACATTGAGCCCCTGGTCACCATCTCTCACTACGAGACCCCGCTGCACCTTGCGGAGAAGTACGACGGTTGGACTAATCGAGAGCTGATCGGGTTCTATGAACGCTACGTGCGCGTCTTGTTCGAGAGATACGGAAAGAGGGTCAAGTACTGGCTGACCTTCAATGAGATCAACTCACTCACCCATGCTCCGTTCATGAGTGGTGGCATCGCTACCCCCAAGGACGAGCTGGATGAAAGTGCTCTCTACCAGGCGATGCATCATGAACTGGTGGCATCGGCACTGGCCACCAAGATTGGTCATGAGATGGTCCCGGGAATCCAGATCGGGTGCATGATCCTTGCGATGCCGACCTATCCACTAACACCGGCTCCTGCGGATGTCTTCGCTGCGATGGAAGCCGAACACGGCAACTATGTCTTCGGGGACATCCACGTGCGTGGCGCCTACCCGGGATACTTCCTGCGCACCCTGCGCGAACGTGGTATCACTCTCGAGATCACCCCGGAGGACACAGAACTCCTCAAGAACACTGTCGACTTCGTGTCGTTTAGCTACTACATGAGCGTGTGTGCAACGGCAGATCCCAGTGTGAACAAGGGCATCGGTAACCTCCTGGGTGGTGTTCCCAACCCAACGCTGGAGGCAAGCGAGTGGGGCTGGCAGATCGATCCAGTTGGCCTGCGTATCGTCCTCAACGACTTCTGGGAGCGTTGGCAGAAGCCGCTGTTCATTGTTGAGAACGGGCTCGGCGCCAAGGACGTCCTCGTCGAAGTTGATGGTGAGAAGACTGTCGTTGATGATTACCGCATCGACTATCTTCGTCAGCATCTAGTCCAGGTTGGTGAAGCGATCAAGGACGGGGTTGACGTCCTCGGCTACACCAGTTGGGGCTGCATTGACCTAGTCAGTGCCTCCACCGCTGAGATGAGCAAGCGTTACGGCTTCATCTACGTTGATCGCAACGATGACGGCTCCGGGACCTTGGAGCGCTACAAGAAGAAGTCCTTCAACTGGTACAAGGAAGTCATTGGCAGCAACGGTGAGAGCCTCTACATCTAG
- a CDS encoding cytochrome c biogenesis CcdA family protein, with protein MDIGLVTAFLGGALAILSPCGALLLPAFFASTVGAGPRLALHGAVFYAGLLVILVPLGIGAGALGSLFVTHRTAVIAVASAIMIIFGVLQIFGFGFDASRLLPGSKELDRRATNSAGLVKSFLLGMASGVAGFCAGPILGAVLTMAAAQGSMVTAGILLAMYGAGMVVPLLVIAALWDKMSARTKGLLRGRTFTFLGREFHTTSVFAGLLIAAVGVLFWVTNGLVSMPSLLPTSVSAWLQGQSSLLANIWVDMGAIVVVALVILAIWWRKTSPKN; from the coding sequence GTGGATATCGGGTTGGTTACTGCCTTCTTGGGTGGTGCACTTGCAATCCTCAGTCCCTGTGGGGCACTGCTGTTGCCGGCATTCTTTGCCTCGACGGTAGGAGCTGGCCCGCGGTTGGCACTGCATGGGGCAGTGTTTTACGCCGGGTTGCTCGTAATCCTGGTGCCCCTTGGCATTGGCGCGGGAGCGCTGGGGAGCCTTTTCGTTACCCATCGCACCGCGGTGATTGCCGTGGCCTCTGCAATCATGATCATTTTCGGTGTGCTGCAGATCTTCGGGTTCGGGTTTGACGCGTCGCGTCTGTTGCCGGGCAGCAAAGAGTTGGACCGCCGTGCCACGAACAGCGCCGGCCTGGTCAAATCGTTCCTCCTCGGGATGGCAAGCGGTGTGGCTGGCTTCTGTGCGGGACCGATACTGGGGGCAGTTCTTACGATGGCCGCGGCCCAGGGGAGCATGGTGACCGCTGGCATCTTGCTCGCCATGTACGGTGCTGGAATGGTTGTGCCGTTGCTGGTCATTGCCGCCCTGTGGGACAAGATGAGTGCCCGCACTAAGGGATTGCTGAGAGGAAGGACATTCACGTTCCTCGGTCGCGAGTTCCACACCACCTCAGTCTTCGCTGGCCTGCTGATCGCAGCTGTGGGTGTTCTCTTCTGGGTCACCAACGGCCTGGTGAGCATGCCGTCATTGCTGCCGACCAGTGTCTCCGCCTGGCTGCAGGGGCAGAGCTCCCTGCTCGCCAACATCTGGGTTGATATGGGAGCAATCGTCGTGGTGGCACTGGTCATCCTGGCGATCTGGTGGAGGAAGACCTCGCCGAAGAACTAG
- a CDS encoding DsbA family protein, whose amino-acid sequence MSTEPKKNSVPRFVVPLLVLTVAVLLLVIAWLMQGSSIGKAPAAGGAVAPQSEVVLAETTEADPQATADEGAQEAQDLTLLETRDPDDPLAVGAVDAPIGMVVFSDYQCPYCGRWNNDTLPTMLEYVDQGLLRIEWRDAVIFGASSEAAARAAYAAALQGHFLEYNDALFPGGDKLPESSLTDEALIELAGDLGLDTTRFAADLTSPETAAVVAEHAAMATGVGVTSTPTFTLGGVPIVGAQPTEVFTSTFEDVLATKQG is encoded by the coding sequence TTGAGTACTGAGCCTAAGAAGAACTCGGTTCCCCGATTTGTTGTTCCGCTGTTGGTTCTGACTGTCGCGGTACTGTTGCTCGTTATCGCATGGCTTATGCAAGGCAGCTCCATAGGGAAGGCTCCTGCAGCGGGGGGTGCCGTTGCGCCACAGTCCGAGGTCGTCTTGGCAGAGACCACCGAAGCAGACCCTCAAGCAACCGCGGATGAGGGCGCCCAAGAGGCCCAAGATCTGACACTGCTTGAAACGCGCGACCCAGACGACCCGCTTGCGGTTGGTGCTGTTGACGCGCCGATTGGCATGGTCGTTTTCTCTGACTACCAGTGTCCCTACTGCGGGCGTTGGAACAACGACACGCTGCCGACGATGTTGGAGTATGTGGATCAGGGGCTGCTTCGTATTGAGTGGCGTGACGCAGTCATCTTTGGGGCCTCGTCCGAGGCCGCCGCGCGCGCAGCCTACGCAGCTGCTCTGCAGGGCCACTTCCTCGAGTACAACGACGCGCTCTTTCCCGGGGGAGACAAACTCCCGGAGAGCAGCCTGACAGATGAGGCTCTGATCGAGTTGGCTGGCGACCTCGGCCTTGACACCACCCGGTTCGCGGCAGACCTGACATCCCCGGAAACCGCTGCGGTCGTAGCGGAACACGCCGCAATGGCAACCGGGGTGGGGGTCACCTCAACTCCGACCTTTACTCTGGGAGGGGTTCCGATAGTGGGGGCCCAACCAACCGAGGTATTTACGTCCACGTTCGAGGACGTCTTAGCGACGAAGCAGGGCTAG
- a CDS encoding DMT family transporter, whose amino-acid sequence MSLRSSALPTFALLAVTAVWGSTFFLLKDLVQQMPPLDFLGARFGLAAAIVVLFQFSRLRRASRQDWLRGGVLGLLYSSGQLLQTVGLQYTDASISGFVTGMYVVFTPLLLAAMFRVHISGRVWIAVAVATVGLGFLSITGVPFVGPGVSLGFGEALTLGGAFFYALHIVFLGRWARHSDPLTLGLLQIVCAGAILGAAALPGGIAMPQTVGAWSSFLYMAVIAGLGALLLQTWAQSRLDTTTAAIVMTTEPVFAAGFAIAFGGEALTTRLLLGGALVLAAMFLVETKEPPPKSPGPLTEPIVQAPSERGRAQPSA is encoded by the coding sequence GTGTCTCTCCGCAGTTCAGCATTGCCTACCTTCGCCTTGCTCGCAGTCACGGCGGTGTGGGGTTCAACCTTCTTCCTTCTCAAGGACCTGGTCCAGCAGATGCCTCCGTTGGACTTTCTTGGGGCGCGCTTTGGCCTGGCCGCTGCGATAGTTGTCCTCTTCCAGTTCTCAAGATTGCGACGTGCGAGTCGGCAGGATTGGCTGCGCGGCGGCGTCCTCGGTCTTCTCTACTCCAGCGGCCAGCTGCTCCAGACGGTTGGATTGCAGTACACCGATGCATCGATATCGGGGTTTGTTACGGGAATGTACGTGGTCTTCACTCCACTCCTCCTGGCCGCAATGTTCAGAGTCCACATCAGCGGGAGGGTGTGGATTGCGGTTGCCGTTGCAACGGTAGGTCTGGGTTTCCTAAGCATCACGGGGGTCCCATTTGTGGGCCCGGGCGTATCGCTTGGGTTCGGCGAGGCCCTGACGCTTGGCGGAGCGTTTTTCTACGCCTTGCACATCGTCTTCCTCGGGCGGTGGGCCCGCCACAGTGATCCCCTCACACTAGGGCTGCTGCAGATTGTTTGCGCGGGAGCCATTCTGGGTGCCGCAGCACTGCCCGGCGGTATCGCCATGCCACAGACAGTTGGCGCGTGGAGCAGCTTTCTCTATATGGCGGTGATTGCGGGACTTGGCGCACTGTTGCTACAGACATGGGCTCAGTCGCGGTTGGATACAACAACAGCAGCAATCGTCATGACCACCGAACCCGTTTTTGCTGCAGGGTTTGCCATCGCGTTTGGTGGCGAGGCACTAACCACGCGCCTCCTGCTGGGCGGTGCGCTCGTTCTCGCAGCCATGTTTCTTGTCGAGACCAAAGAACCCCCACCCAAGTCGCCTGGGCCTCTTACCGAGCCAATCGTTCAAGCCCCCAGCGAACGAGGCCGCGCGCAGCCATCAGCGTGA
- a CDS encoding Dabb family protein, whose amino-acid sequence MLRHVVMWKISGELIGSGLRREDVAQTLSDALADLVGVVPGIISLTVGPNCVNAEGNWDFGLVVDFETEEDMQAYAVHPAHLEVVRQMRAVVSERAAVDFWM is encoded by the coding sequence ATGTTGCGACATGTTGTTATGTGGAAGATCTCAGGCGAACTGATCGGTTCGGGTTTGCGGCGTGAGGATGTTGCGCAGACACTTTCCGATGCACTAGCGGACCTGGTTGGGGTGGTGCCGGGGATCATCTCGCTGACAGTGGGCCCAAACTGCGTCAACGCTGAGGGCAACTGGGACTTCGGCTTGGTCGTTGACTTTGAAACTGAAGAGGACATGCAGGCATACGCTGTCCATCCCGCCCACCTGGAAGTCGTCAGGCAGATGCGCGCGGTTGTTTCTGAACGTGCGGCGGTTGATTTCTGGATGTGA
- a CDS encoding NAD(P)/FAD-dependent oxidoreductase, with protein sequence MKNIVVLGAGTAGTMAANMLTKEKVFENWTITVVDKNNDHEYQPGFLFVPFGMMPAKRITKSRRKFLPKRAAFVQEDVVAIDRDAQVVVLESGERLPYDQLIIATGTVPRPDLVPGMEDGSLWYDKVFDFYTLKGAEGLKAELKELKRGRLVVNVCEMPIKCPVAPLEFALLAQDYLRKRGRGFDVDVVFVTPLDGAFTKPVASEALGHLLAERGIEVVTDFQIESIDNERAELVSYDGRRVHFDLLATVPPNHGSKVAADSGLADEAGFIEVNKHTLQAVADPNVWCAGDATNVPTSKAGSVAHFEMDALVPNLVAAVQDLPLTHSFDGHANCFIESGRGEALLLDFNYDQEPLPGRFPIYGVPALRLLGPSYLNHASKMGFELVYWNMLLPGRPLPFSADMKMDGKIVPEDAR encoded by the coding sequence ATGAAGAACATCGTTGTTCTGGGCGCGGGAACAGCCGGCACAATGGCGGCAAACATGCTTACTAAAGAGAAGGTCTTCGAGAACTGGACCATCACCGTCGTTGACAAAAACAACGACCACGAATACCAGCCAGGATTCCTCTTCGTGCCCTTCGGGATGATGCCAGCAAAGCGCATCACGAAGTCCCGCAGAAAGTTCTTGCCGAAACGCGCCGCTTTCGTCCAAGAAGATGTTGTCGCGATAGATCGCGATGCGCAGGTGGTCGTCCTCGAATCCGGAGAGCGACTGCCCTACGACCAGCTCATCATCGCCACCGGCACCGTTCCGCGCCCCGACCTCGTACCCGGAATGGAAGACGGCTCCCTGTGGTACGACAAGGTTTTCGACTTCTACACCCTGAAGGGGGCTGAGGGGCTGAAGGCAGAGCTCAAAGAACTCAAGCGAGGGCGCCTCGTCGTCAACGTCTGCGAAATGCCCATCAAGTGCCCTGTCGCACCACTGGAGTTCGCATTGCTAGCCCAGGACTACCTCCGCAAACGAGGCCGCGGCTTCGACGTTGACGTCGTCTTCGTGACTCCGTTGGATGGCGCGTTCACCAAACCCGTGGCATCTGAGGCGCTTGGGCACCTGCTCGCTGAACGTGGCATCGAAGTCGTTACGGACTTCCAGATCGAGAGCATCGATAACGAACGCGCCGAGCTTGTTTCCTACGATGGGCGGCGCGTACACTTCGACCTTCTGGCAACGGTACCCCCGAACCACGGGTCCAAGGTTGCTGCAGATAGTGGGTTGGCTGATGAGGCCGGCTTTATCGAAGTCAACAAGCACACCCTTCAGGCTGTGGCGGACCCGAACGTGTGGTGCGCTGGGGATGCCACCAATGTGCCGACCTCAAAAGCCGGGTCCGTTGCACATTTCGAGATGGACGCCCTCGTCCCCAATCTGGTGGCAGCGGTTCAAGACCTTCCGCTCACCCACAGCTTTGATGGTCACGCGAACTGCTTCATTGAGTCAGGACGTGGGGAAGCGTTGCTCCTGGACTTCAACTACGACCAGGAGCCTCTACCGGGACGTTTCCCGATCTACGGCGTCCCCGCCCTACGCCTGTTGGGCCCGTCGTACCTGAACCATGCCTCAAAGATGGGGTTTGAGTTGGTCTATTGGAACATGTTGCTACCCGGGCGGCCGCTACCGTTTTCTGCGGATATGAAGATGGATGGAAAAATTGTTCCCGAGGACGCTCGCTAG
- a CDS encoding TusE/DsrC/DsvC family sulfur relay protein, producing the protein MPTNTFLGRLIEVDKEGFLTVPDQWDEDLAAVFAQKAGVEELTDEHWRAIRFVREDALKQGQSPTLRRMQQVGGFDIKTLFTLFPGKPAKKLAYIAGRSKPTACV; encoded by the coding sequence ATGCCAACCAATACTTTTCTCGGGCGACTGATCGAGGTCGACAAGGAAGGGTTTCTTACTGTTCCCGACCAGTGGGATGAGGACCTTGCAGCCGTCTTCGCACAGAAAGCCGGGGTGGAAGAACTGACGGACGAACACTGGCGTGCGATCAGGTTTGTACGCGAGGACGCCCTCAAACAGGGCCAGTCCCCCACCCTGCGGCGCATGCAGCAGGTCGGCGGTTTCGACATCAAGACACTGTTCACACTGTTCCCCGGCAAGCCCGCAAAGAAGCTGGCTTACATTGCGGGACGATCCAAGCCCACGGCATGCGTGTGA
- a CDS encoding DsrE/DsrF/DrsH-like family protein, whose product MPIDEEGNLIPDFGGGSNQEKSQVGEGGASSPGSSGPRKMCFICSKGNLDMAYPALIMGNAALSEGIEVDYFFTFWGLDIIDVRTMDDLKFSYAGNTAMHMPQMERFVGGGATMGFPQMLAGVPGMTAFGTKMLKSMMAEQDIPTIPEFLDHLSAMGAHMYACQLSAEMMQVKKPMLHPGVEGIISAADFIELSEGAQIIFV is encoded by the coding sequence ATGCCGATTGATGAAGAGGGCAACCTGATCCCCGACTTTGGTGGTGGCAGCAACCAAGAGAAATCACAGGTAGGCGAGGGCGGAGCATCCTCGCCTGGATCCTCGGGACCGCGCAAGATGTGCTTCATCTGCTCCAAAGGAAACTTGGATATGGCCTATCCAGCACTGATCATGGGCAATGCCGCGCTTAGCGAGGGAATTGAAGTCGACTATTTCTTTACGTTCTGGGGATTGGACATCATCGATGTCAGGACGATGGATGACCTGAAGTTCTCCTACGCTGGCAACACCGCAATGCACATGCCGCAGATGGAGCGGTTCGTTGGCGGCGGTGCGACGATGGGGTTCCCGCAGATGCTTGCCGGAGTTCCTGGGATGACTGCATTCGGCACCAAGATGCTCAAGTCAATGATGGCTGAACAGGACATACCCACCATTCCCGAGTTCTTAGACCACCTGTCAGCAATGGGCGCACACATGTATGCCTGCCAGCTCTCTGCAGAGATGATGCAGGTCAAGAAACCAATGCTGCATCCGGGTGTGGAGGGGATCATTTCGGCCGCTGACTTCATTGAGTTGTCCGAGGGCGCGCAGATCATCTTCGTCTAA
- a CDS encoding M20 family metallopeptidase — MSDRKVALPDFAGEAAEIRDELVSLRRAIHLEPEIGLDNPQTQAKILDALEGLPLEITLGRGLSSVTAVLRGGKPGPTVLLRGDTDGLPMHEQTGLFFASTGDTMHACGHDLHTAGLVGAARLLSAHQDDLPGNVVFMFQPGEEGKGGAQIMLDEGVLDASGERAIAAYAIHVGPGPRGVFATKNGCATAGSNQMYVTIRGRGGHGSSPHLALDPVPVAAQVILAIQSYVTRMMNAFDPVVVSVTQLSTGENAVNVIPDAVTLGATIRTLTAQSLAQVREGLEQVVRSTAAAYGCDADYEFLVLYPSTINDDLTTEDAVVDMRSQFGDERVAIIPSPMMGSEDFAFVLQEVPGTFVGLFTTPPELAGYPTEFNHSPRVIFDDAVLGDQAAALAAMAYGRLQRAAQDTAE; from the coding sequence ATGAGTGATCGCAAAGTAGCACTGCCTGACTTCGCGGGCGAGGCCGCAGAAATCCGCGACGAACTGGTTAGTCTGCGGCGCGCCATCCACTTGGAGCCGGAGATCGGCCTCGACAACCCCCAAACCCAAGCCAAGATCCTTGATGCACTTGAGGGGCTGCCGTTGGAGATAACCCTGGGTAGGGGACTGTCTAGCGTGACGGCGGTGCTACGCGGTGGCAAGCCGGGCCCAACAGTGTTGCTCCGGGGAGACACGGATGGTCTCCCAATGCACGAGCAGACCGGTCTGTTTTTTGCCTCTACGGGGGACACCATGCATGCGTGCGGACATGACCTGCACACCGCAGGACTGGTTGGTGCTGCAAGACTGCTCAGCGCCCACCAGGATGATTTGCCCGGAAATGTTGTATTCATGTTCCAACCGGGTGAAGAGGGTAAAGGCGGGGCTCAGATCATGCTTGACGAGGGTGTTCTTGACGCATCGGGCGAACGTGCCATAGCGGCCTACGCGATCCATGTTGGACCCGGCCCCCGCGGAGTGTTTGCAACAAAGAACGGTTGTGCAACAGCCGGGTCTAACCAGATGTACGTGACGATCAGGGGACGTGGCGGTCACGGGTCCTCTCCCCATCTAGCCCTCGACCCCGTGCCAGTTGCGGCCCAGGTCATCTTGGCCATTCAGTCTTACGTGACTCGCATGATGAACGCTTTCGATCCAGTGGTCGTATCTGTGACGCAGCTAAGTACCGGAGAGAACGCGGTCAACGTAATTCCTGACGCAGTGACCTTGGGTGCGACGATCCGTACGCTCACCGCCCAGTCACTCGCGCAGGTTCGTGAGGGCTTGGAGCAGGTGGTTCGCTCAACGGCAGCAGCATATGGGTGCGATGCGGACTACGAGTTCCTAGTCCTTTATCCCTCGACGATTAACGATGACCTCACCACCGAGGATGCGGTCGTGGACATGCGCAGCCAGTTCGGTGATGAGAGGGTAGCGATTATCCCTTCCCCCATGATGGGCTCTGAAGACTTCGCTTTTGTCCTACAGGAAGTGCCGGGTACTTTCGTGGGGTTGTTCACCACGCCCCCCGAATTGGCTGGTTATCCGACGGAGTTCAACCACTCACCCCGCGTCATCTTCGATGATGCAGTTCTAGGTGATCAGGCGGCGGCGCTGGCAGCCATGGCCTACGGGAGACTTCAACGGGCGGCACAAGACACGGCCGAATAG